A single region of the Streptomyces sp. NBC_01262 genome encodes:
- a CDS encoding YnfA family protein encodes MIPLRSVALFVLAALLEIGGAWLIWQSVREHRGWAWAGAGIVALGLYGFVATLQPDADFGRILAAYGGVFVAGSLVWGMVLDGYRPDRFDVAGAVVCLVGVGVIMYAPRSG; translated from the coding sequence ATGATCCCGCTCCGCTCCGTCGCTCTGTTCGTCCTCGCCGCGCTGCTGGAGATCGGCGGTGCCTGGCTCATCTGGCAGAGCGTGCGCGAGCACCGCGGCTGGGCGTGGGCGGGTGCGGGCATCGTCGCGCTCGGGCTGTACGGATTCGTCGCGACCCTGCAGCCGGACGCCGACTTCGGACGGATTCTGGCCGCGTACGGCGGGGTGTTCGTGGCCGGTTCGCTCGTGTGGGGGATGGTCCTGGACGGCTACCGTCCGGACCGGTTCGACGTGGCGGGGGCGGTGGTGTGCCTGGTGGGCGTGGGCGTCATCATGTATGCGCCACGTAGCGGCTGA
- a CDS encoding MHYT domain-containing protein, whose protein sequence is MGHMDHASFGWLTPTLSYVMACVGSALGLRCTVRALATTGPSRRNWLITAASALGTGIWTMHFVAMLGFGVSGTEIRYNVPLTVLSLIVAMLVVGAGVFAVGYGKKRARSLALGGLTTGLGVASMHYLGMAAVRLHGRVGYDPWLVALSVLIAVAAATAALWAALTIHRPVVVAGASLVMGAAVSSMHYTGMFAVRVAVHPSAAGLPGAGATAFLFPLVVFLGSYLFLTSAFVALSPTARERAASATAQRLQEGAI, encoded by the coding sequence ATGGGACACATGGACCACGCCAGCTTCGGCTGGCTGACCCCGACGCTCTCGTACGTGATGGCATGCGTGGGCTCGGCTCTCGGCCTGCGCTGCACCGTACGGGCGCTGGCCACCACCGGACCGTCGAGACGCAACTGGCTGATCACCGCCGCGAGCGCGCTGGGCACCGGGATCTGGACGATGCACTTCGTCGCGATGCTCGGCTTCGGCGTCTCCGGCACCGAGATCCGCTACAACGTGCCGCTGACCGTGCTCAGCCTGATCGTCGCCATGCTCGTGGTCGGCGCCGGTGTCTTCGCCGTCGGCTATGGCAAGAAGCGGGCGCGGTCGCTGGCCCTGGGCGGGCTCACCACGGGGCTCGGCGTGGCCAGCATGCACTACCTGGGCATGGCCGCCGTACGGCTCCACGGCCGGGTCGGCTACGACCCCTGGCTGGTCGCGCTGTCCGTGCTGATCGCCGTCGCCGCCGCGACCGCCGCGCTGTGGGCGGCGCTGACGATCCACCGGCCGGTCGTGGTCGCCGGCGCGTCCCTGGTCATGGGCGCGGCCGTGAGCAGCATGCACTACACGGGAATGTTCGCGGTACGGGTCGCGGTCCACCCCTCGGCGGCGGGACTGCCCGGCGCCGGAGCGACCGCCTTCCTCTTCCCGCTCGTGGTCTTCCTCGGCTCGTACCTCTTCCTCACCTCCGCCTTCGTCGCGCTGTCCCCAACCGCCAGGGAACGCGCTGCCTCGGCGACCGCCCAACGGCTCCAGGAAGGGGCGATATGA
- a CDS encoding FAD-dependent oxidoreductase, with the protein MTERLVVIGGDAAGMSAASQARRRRGPEDLEIIAFERGHHTSYSACGIPYWIAGDVGDPDALVARTAQEHRARGIDLRLGTEAVGIDLGRRRVRTRMTDDGHEAWTDFDQLVIATGAVPVRPPIPGIDADGVHGVQTLDDGEAVMRTLDAGGVRDAVVVGGGYIGVEMAEAMLRHGLRVTLLERGEQPMATLDPDMGRLVREAMEGMGIRVETGSAVREVLTGDDKRVRAVATDKGEYPADIVVLGLGVRPETTLAREAGLPLGVYGGLLTDRSMRVRGTDGIWAGGDCVEVLNLVSGAMQHIALGTHANKHGRIIGTNIGGGYATFPGVVGTAVSKVCDVEIARSGLKESQARAAGLRYVTAVIESTGRAGYFPGAAPMTVKIIAEQVTGRLLGLQIVGRDGAAKRVDIGAVALTAGMTAEQMTGLDLGYAPPFSPVWDPVLVAARKAADKVSAATAAAAAR; encoded by the coding sequence CGCGTTCGAACGCGGCCACCACACCTCGTACTCGGCCTGCGGTATCCCGTACTGGATCGCCGGGGATGTCGGCGACCCGGACGCGCTCGTCGCCCGTACCGCGCAGGAACACCGGGCCCGGGGGATCGACCTGCGGCTCGGCACCGAGGCCGTCGGGATCGACCTCGGGCGGCGGCGGGTGCGCACGCGCATGACGGACGACGGTCACGAGGCCTGGACGGACTTCGACCAACTGGTCATCGCCACCGGCGCGGTGCCGGTCCGCCCGCCCATCCCCGGGATCGACGCGGACGGCGTCCACGGGGTGCAGACGCTCGACGACGGCGAAGCCGTCATGCGCACGCTGGACGCGGGCGGTGTGCGCGACGCGGTCGTGGTCGGCGGCGGCTACATCGGCGTCGAGATGGCCGAGGCCATGCTGCGGCACGGACTGCGGGTCACCCTGCTCGAACGCGGCGAGCAGCCCATGGCCACGCTCGACCCCGACATGGGCCGCCTGGTGCGCGAGGCCATGGAGGGCATGGGCATCCGGGTGGAGACCGGCTCCGCCGTGCGCGAGGTGCTCACCGGCGACGACAAGCGGGTCCGCGCGGTGGCCACCGACAAGGGCGAGTATCCGGCCGACATCGTCGTCCTCGGCCTCGGCGTACGGCCCGAGACCACCCTCGCCCGCGAGGCCGGGCTGCCGCTCGGCGTGTATGGCGGTCTGCTCACCGACCGCTCCATGCGCGTGCGCGGTACGGACGGGATCTGGGCGGGCGGCGACTGCGTGGAGGTCCTCAACCTCGTGTCGGGCGCCATGCAGCACATCGCCCTGGGCACGCACGCCAACAAGCACGGCCGGATCATCGGCACCAACATCGGCGGCGGTTACGCGACCTTCCCCGGCGTCGTGGGCACCGCGGTCAGCAAGGTCTGCGATGTCGAGATCGCCCGCAGCGGCCTCAAGGAGTCGCAGGCCCGCGCCGCCGGGCTGCGCTATGTCACCGCCGTCATCGAGTCCACCGGACGGGCGGGCTATTTCCCCGGAGCCGCCCCGATGACCGTCAAGATCATCGCCGAGCAGGTCACCGGACGGCTGCTCGGGCTGCAGATCGTCGGCCGCGACGGCGCGGCCAAGCGGGTCGACATCGGCGCCGTCGCCCTCACCGCCGGCATGACGGCCGAGCAGATGACCGGCCTCGACCTCGGGTACGCCCCGCCGTTCTCCCCGGTGTGGGACCCGGTGCTGGTCGCGGCGCGCAAGGCGGCGGACAAGGTCAGTGCGGCGACGGCAGCGGCGGCGGCCCGCTGA
- a CDS encoding class I SAM-dependent methyltransferase, which translates to MMPAPARNPEVAPVHTDPAQVREFFAARAANWETRYPDDAPAYEAAVDAMRLRFGMTVLDAGCGTGRALPFLRADVGPDGLVIGADLTPEMLDAAASKGRHRYGALLLADAARLPLCDGGVDAVFAAGLIGHLPDPGAALRELARVTGPRGLLALFHPIGRAALAARQGRELTRDDLRAQHNLRPLLAASGWTLTDYTDTDDRFLALASATASTNA; encoded by the coding sequence ATGATGCCCGCCCCTGCCCGGAACCCGGAGGTAGCCCCCGTGCACACCGACCCCGCACAGGTCCGGGAGTTCTTCGCAGCCCGGGCCGCGAACTGGGAGACCCGCTATCCCGACGACGCGCCCGCCTACGAGGCCGCGGTGGACGCCATGCGGCTGCGGTTCGGCATGACCGTGCTCGACGCGGGCTGCGGCACGGGACGGGCGCTGCCCTTCCTGCGCGCGGATGTCGGGCCCGACGGCCTGGTGATCGGCGCCGACCTCACGCCCGAGATGCTGGACGCCGCCGCGAGCAAGGGCCGGCACCGGTACGGAGCGCTGCTCCTGGCCGACGCCGCGCGGCTGCCGCTGTGCGACGGCGGGGTGGACGCGGTCTTCGCGGCCGGCCTCATCGGCCATCTCCCCGACCCGGGCGCCGCCCTGCGCGAGCTGGCCCGGGTCACCGGGCCCCGCGGGCTGCTCGCGCTGTTCCACCCCATCGGCCGCGCGGCGCTGGCCGCCCGCCAGGGGCGTGAACTGACGCGGGACGACCTGCGCGCGCAGCACAATCTGCGGCCGCTGCTGGCCGCCTCCGGGTGGACCCTCACCGATTACACGGACACCGACGACCGTTTCCTGGCGCTGGCATCGGCGACGGCGTCCACCAACGCCTGA